Proteins found in one Gopherus flavomarginatus isolate rGopFla2 chromosome 18, rGopFla2.mat.asm, whole genome shotgun sequence genomic segment:
- the LOC127037109 gene encoding chorion class high-cysteine HCB protein 13-like: MAVPAGVSSSGCAHTVAVPAGVWLSGCVCWGCARWGVVVGLCVLGLCPLGCGCRVVCAGAVPTPWLCPLGCGCRVVCAGAVPAGVLSGCAHHGCARWGVVVGLCVLGLCPLGCGSRVVCAGAVPAGVWLSGCVCWGAVPAGVWLSGCVCWGCGRWGVVVGLRAPQLCPVGCGCRVARAAAVPAGVWLSGCVCWGCACWGVVVGLCVLGLCPLGCDCRVMRELQLCPLGVVSALGSTRRGADAAVMGGGLSPVHPALTTGAGVHHAPTTAPPHGQPLAPPGGRHDPWGWEERCREGQWVSVP, translated from the exons ATGGCTGTGCCCGCTGGGGTGTCGTCATCAGGCTGTGCCCACACCGTGGCTGTGCCCGCTGGGGTGTGGTTGTCAGGttgtgtgtgctggggctgtgcccGCTGGGGTGTGGTTGTCGGGttgtgtgtgctggggctgtgcccGCTGGGGTGTGGTTGTCGGGttgtgtgtgctggggctgtgcccACACCGTGGCTGTGCCCGCTGGGGTGTGGTTGTCGGGTTGTGTGTGCCGGGGCTGTGCCTGCTGGGGTGTTGTCAGGCTGTGCCCACCATGGCTGTGCCCGCTGGGGTGTGGTTGTCGG GttgtgtgtgctggggctgtgcccGCTGGGGTGTGGTTCTCGG GttgtgtgtgctggggctgtgcctGCTGGGGTGTGGTTGTCGGGTTGCGTGTGCTGGGGCG CTGTGCCCGCTGGGGTGTGGTTGTCGGGttgtgtgtgctggggctgtggccGCTGGGGTGTGGTTGTCGGGTTGCGCGCGCCGCAGCTGTGCCCAGTGGGGTGTGGTTGTCGGGTTGCGCGCGCCGCAGCTGTGCCCGCTGGGGTGTGGTTGTCGG GttgtgtgtgctggggctgtgcctGCTGGGGTGTGGTTGTTGGGttgtgtgtgctggggctgtgcccGCTGGGGTGTGATTGTCGGGTTATGCGTGAGCTGCAGCTGTGCCCGCTGGGTGTTGTCTCAGCATTGGGCAGCACCAGGAGGGGGGCGGATGCAGCTGTTATGGGGGGGGGTCTCTCGCCCGTACACCCAGCTCTGACCACCGGGGCCGGGGTCCATCACGccccaaccacagcccctccccatggCCAGCCCCTGGCCCCCCCTGGGGGGAGACATGacccctgggggtgggaggagcgatgcagggaggggcagtgggtatcagtcccatga
- the LOC127037122 gene encoding gap junction delta-2 protein-like: MGEWTILERLLEAAVQQHSTMIGRILLTVVVIFRILIVAIVGETVYEDEQTMFMCNTLQPGCNQACYDKAFPISHIRYWVFQIILVCTPSLCFITYSVHQSAKQRDRRYSFLYPLLEKDARKARSLNGILVHNPEGSAKEEPDCLEVKELPSTPRRPPKSAKVKRQEGISRFYIIQVVFRNALEIGFLAGQYFLYGFNVPGIFECDRYPCVREVECYVSRPTEKTVFLVFMFAVSGICVLLNLAELNHLGWRKIKTAIRGVQARRKSVCEVRKKDLSAPA; encoded by the coding sequence GATCCTGCTGACGGTGGTCGTCATCTTCCGGATCCTGATCGTGGCCATCGTGGGCGAGACGGTGTACGAGGATGAGCAGACCATGTTCATGTGCAACACGCTGCAGCCGGGCTGCAACCAGGCCTGCTACGACAAGGCCTTCCCCATCTCCCACATCCGCTACTGGGTCTTCCAGATCATCCTGGTGTGCACGCCCAGCCTCTGCTTCATCACCTACTCCGTGCACCAGTCGGCCAAGCAGCGGGACCGGCGCTACTCCTTCCTCTACCCGCTGCTGGAGAAGGACGCCCGCAAGGCACGGAGCCTCAACGGGATCCTGGTGCACAACCCCGAGGGCTCGGCCAAGGAGGAACCCGACTGCCTGGAGGTCAAGgagctgcccagcaccccccggcGCCCGCCCAAGAGCGCCAAGGTGAAGCGGCAGGAGGGCATCTCCCGCTTCTACATCATCCAGGTGGTCTTCCGCAACGCGCTGGAGATCGGCTTCCTGGCAGGCCAGTACTTCCTGTACGGCTTCAACGTGCCGGGCATCTTCGAGTGCGACCGCTACCCCTGCGTCAGGGAGGTGGAGTGCTACGTCTCCCGGCCCACCGAGAAGACCGTCTTCCTGGTCTTCATGTTCGCCGTCAGCGGGATCTGCGTCCTGCTCAACCTGGCCGAGCTCAACCATCTGGGCTGGCGCAAGATCAAGACGGCCATCCGGGGCGTGCAGGCCCGGCGCAAATCCGTCTGCGAGGTGCGCAAGAAGGACCTCTCGGCCCCGGCCTAG